Proteins from one bacterium genomic window:
- a CDS encoding galactose mutarotase, producing the protein MKKNAGWLLSLLLLLWFGCAERKPATTQALTGLDPARFTARIDQKTVALYFLQNQNGLHMAVTNYGARVVALLTPDRKGRLDDIVLGFDSLQGYLDSQEPYFGAAIGRYGNRIADGRFTLNNKTYQLARNNNGQSLHGGPKGFHNVVWDAQPVGNDQLVLKYVSPDGEEGYPGNLTVEMKYRLTSDNAFRIEYSATTDQPTVLNLTHHSFFNLHGAGNGTINDHELMIYADRYTPVDSVLIPTGELALVEGTAMDFRTATPIGARLQAEFDQFKLARGYDHNYVLNRTAAPGLQPAARIYDPVSGRAMEVLTTEPGLQFYGGNFLNGDQVGKAGKPYLFRSAFCLETQHFPDSPNRPQFPSVVLNPGETYHHICEYKFSTR; encoded by the coding sequence GTGAAAAAGAACGCAGGCTGGTTGCTCAGCCTTCTGCTGTTGCTGTGGTTCGGATGCGCAGAGCGAAAGCCGGCCACGACCCAGGCGCTTACAGGCCTGGATCCGGCGCGGTTCACCGCCCGGATCGATCAAAAAACGGTAGCCCTTTATTTTCTTCAGAATCAGAACGGCTTGCACATGGCGGTGACCAACTATGGCGCCCGGGTGGTGGCCTTGCTGACGCCGGATCGAAAGGGCCGTTTGGACGACATTGTTTTAGGATTTGATTCGCTGCAGGGATATCTGGACAGTCAGGAACCGTATTTCGGCGCTGCGATCGGCCGCTACGGCAACCGAATTGCGGATGGACGTTTTACGCTGAACAATAAAACCTATCAGTTGGCGCGCAATAATAACGGCCAATCCCTGCACGGCGGCCCCAAAGGTTTTCATAACGTGGTCTGGGACGCCCAGCCGGTCGGCAACGATCAACTGGTGCTGAAATATGTTTCCCCTGACGGTGAGGAGGGATACCCGGGTAATCTGACGGTGGAAATGAAGTACCGCCTGACGTCGGATAACGCCTTTCGCATCGAGTATTCCGCGACTACGGACCAGCCGACCGTGCTGAATCTGACCCATCATTCATTTTTCAACCTGCACGGCGCCGGCAACGGCACGATCAACGATCATGAGCTGATGATTTATGCGGATAGGTACACCCCGGTGGATTCTGTACTGATCCCGACTGGAGAGCTGGCGTTGGTGGAGGGAACGGCCATGGATTTTCGCACTGCCACTCCGATCGGCGCCCGCCTGCAGGCTGAATTTGATCAATTCAAGCTGGCGAGAGGGTATGACCACAATTATGTGCTCAATCGCACAGCGGCTCCCGGCCTGCAACCAGCGGCGCGAATTTACGATCCGGTCTCCGGTCGAGCGATGGAGGTGCTCACCACCGAACCGGGCTTGCAATTTTATGGCGGTAATTTTCTTAATGGGGATCAGGTCGGCAAAGCCGGCAAACCCTATCTGTTTCGCAGCGCATTTTGTCTGGAAACACAACATTTTCCGGATTCACCCAATCGACCGCAATTTCCCTCTGTGGTGCTGAATCCCGGCGAGACCTATCATCATATCTGCGAGTACAAGTTTTCCACTCGGTGA
- a CDS encoding alpha-galactosidase, translated as MYFALKVICTLAPLFSTSLPAQSQTILLTPKPGPAPRINGPLLYGCRPGHPFLYLIPTQGQRPIQFSAKKLPATLRLDRQTGLITGTAPNRGSYQATLFAKNQYGKTKRLFKIVSGDTLALTPPMGWNHWYAHYDRITDRLIREAADSVIQNGMADVGYQYINIDDCWMNAEKNRDPLRVGPLRDADGRLQPNQHFPDMKALTDYIHRKGLKAGIYSSPGPTTCAGFCGSYDHEAQDAKQFADWGFDFLKYDWCSYDQVVKRVRTIENLQKPYRQMGALLRQQDRDMVLNLCQYGMGNVWEWGAQVGGHSWRTAGDLGYELNRIFQVAIKNAKHRAWNKPGSWNDPDYIQIGYVGNARTAGEPEPCPFTAEEQYAFMSLWSLMASPLFYSGDLNKMDELTLNVLCNPEVIEINQDPLGVCARVDSLSPDTFLMVKEMADGSTAIGLCNSGEQPAQITAGWPQCGLKGKKIVRDVWRHRDLGLFDTSLTLTVPRHGVVLVRVWDAGKKRIL; from the coding sequence ATTCTACTGACTCCCAAACCGGGCCCGGCACCGCGCATCAACGGGCCTCTGCTCTATGGCTGCCGGCCGGGCCATCCGTTTCTCTACCTCATTCCCACACAAGGGCAGCGGCCCATTCAATTCAGCGCTAAAAAATTGCCGGCCACACTGCGCTTGGATCGCCAAACCGGATTAATCACCGGCACTGCGCCAAACCGGGGCAGCTACCAAGCCACCCTGTTCGCAAAAAACCAATACGGAAAAACAAAGCGGCTGTTCAAAATCGTCAGCGGCGACACCCTCGCGCTTACGCCCCCCATGGGCTGGAATCACTGGTACGCTCACTATGACCGGATTACCGATAGACTGATACGCGAAGCTGCGGATAGCGTGATCCAGAACGGCATGGCGGACGTGGGCTATCAATATATCAACATCGACGACTGCTGGATGAATGCGGAGAAAAACCGTGATCCACTGCGCGTGGGACCCTTGCGCGACGCGGACGGACGCCTACAGCCCAACCAACACTTTCCCGACATGAAAGCGCTGACCGATTACATTCACCGCAAAGGGCTTAAAGCCGGCATCTACAGCTCACCGGGACCGACGACCTGTGCGGGATTCTGCGGCAGCTATGATCATGAAGCCCAGGATGCCAAACAGTTCGCTGACTGGGGATTTGATTTTTTAAAATACGACTGGTGTTCTTATGATCAAGTCGTCAAGCGAGTCCGGACCATCGAAAATCTGCAAAAGCCCTATCGTCAAATGGGTGCATTGCTGCGACAACAGGACCGGGATATGGTGCTCAACCTTTGCCAGTACGGCATGGGGAATGTGTGGGAATGGGGAGCACAAGTGGGCGGCCATAGCTGGCGTACTGCCGGGGACTTGGGCTATGAATTGAATCGTATCTTCCAAGTGGCGATCAAGAACGCAAAGCATCGCGCCTGGAATAAACCGGGCAGCTGGAACGATCCCGATTACATCCAGATCGGCTATGTGGGCAACGCCCGCACAGCCGGTGAACCCGAGCCCTGTCCGTTCACAGCGGAGGAGCAATACGCGTTCATGTCGCTGTGGTCCCTCATGGCCTCGCCCCTGTTCTATAGCGGCGACCTGAATAAAATGGATGAGCTCACCCTCAATGTGTTGTGCAATCCGGAAGTAATCGAGATCAATCAGGACCCGCTCGGCGTATGCGCAAGGGTTGATTCCCTCAGCCCGGATACCTTCCTGATGGTGAAAGAGATGGCGGACGGGTCCACGGCCATCGGTTTGTGCAACAGCGGCGAGCAACCAGCCCAGATCACCGCCGGCTGGCCGCAATGCGGATTAAAGGGAAAAAAAATCGTCCGGGATGTTTGGCGGCATAGGGATCTGGGGTTGTTCGATACCAGCTTGACCTTGACGGTGCCGCGGCATGGGGTGGTATTGGTTCGAGTGTGGGATGCCGGAAAAAAGAGGATTCTTTGA